In the genome of Cupriavidus malaysiensis, one region contains:
- a CDS encoding RNA polymerase sigma factor: protein MTEETRPVLADYLARHYGSLKRRVTRLLGSSDLAGDALHDAWVRLSADPAEASPVRSPGSYVVRMAVNIAVDALRRGSRSLPLDEVEALIELADPLPGPAQTTEGRSELAAMARLLERMPPRRREVFLLVHLECLTQEEVARRLGCSKRTVEYELKYAHDYLVARMER from the coding sequence ATGACCGAGGAAACCCGTCCGGTTCTCGCCGACTACCTGGCCAGGCACTACGGCAGCCTGAAGCGGCGCGTCACGCGCCTGCTGGGCAGCAGCGACCTGGCCGGCGATGCCCTGCACGATGCCTGGGTGCGCTTGAGCGCCGACCCGGCCGAAGCCTCGCCGGTGCGCAGTCCGGGCAGCTATGTGGTGCGGATGGCCGTCAATATCGCGGTGGACGCCCTGCGCCGGGGCAGCCGTTCCCTGCCGCTCGACGAGGTCGAGGCGCTGATCGAGCTCGCCGATCCGCTGCCGGGGCCGGCGCAGACCACCGAGGGACGCTCCGAACTGGCCGCCATGGCGAGGCTGCTGGAGCGCATGCCGCCACGCCGGCGCGAGGTGTTCCTGCTGGTCCACCTGGAGTGCCTGACGCAGGAAGAGGTGGCCAGGCGCCTCGGCTGCTCCAAGCGCACCGTCGAATACGAACTGAAATACGCCCATGACTATCTGGTGGCCCGCATGGAGCGGTGA
- a CDS encoding FecR family protein: protein MADPRHTMKTSADHRTAPTDTLRQQAWVWLRLLKSGDVKQWDAERFQHWLDASPAHKAAFADARQRWEAFQPAAAELLRSSPKAARFHAQAAQRTRSQAGRRAFLGAAAAGAAAVAAVALVHPPGGLWPPLDGWGADYRTATGEQRSVTLAGRVNVMLNTQTRIRREATREGVPGIALLAGEAAIDLPAGGQRFGVIAAGGQSVADGGRFEVRHLDGKVCVTCLQGKVRVAHPAGVRELQASQQTVYDGRSIAGIASIDPLNVSAWRSGELVFRQTKLSLVLAEINRYRPGRVVLVNDAVRDMPVSGSFYIASLDRALAQLQHSFDLDARALPGGLLILS, encoded by the coding sequence ATGGCCGATCCCCGTCACACGATGAAGACATCCGCCGACCACCGCACCGCCCCGACCGACACGCTGCGCCAGCAGGCCTGGGTCTGGCTGCGCCTGCTCAAATCCGGCGACGTCAAGCAGTGGGATGCGGAGCGCTTCCAGCACTGGCTCGACGCCAGCCCGGCGCACAAGGCGGCGTTCGCCGACGCCAGGCAGCGCTGGGAAGCCTTCCAGCCGGCCGCGGCGGAACTGCTGCGCAGCAGCCCCAAGGCGGCGCGCTTCCATGCGCAGGCCGCGCAGCGGACGCGATCGCAAGCCGGGCGGCGCGCCTTCCTCGGTGCCGCCGCGGCCGGGGCGGCGGCGGTCGCCGCGGTTGCCCTGGTGCATCCCCCCGGCGGGCTGTGGCCGCCGCTCGACGGCTGGGGAGCGGACTACCGCACGGCCACCGGCGAGCAGCGCTCCGTCACGCTGGCCGGCCGGGTCAACGTCATGCTGAACACCCAGACCCGGATCCGGCGCGAGGCCACGCGCGAGGGCGTGCCGGGCATCGCGCTGCTCGCGGGCGAGGCCGCCATCGACCTGCCGGCCGGCGGGCAGCGCTTCGGCGTCATCGCCGCCGGCGGCCAGAGCGTGGCCGATGGCGGGCGTTTCGAGGTCCGCCACCTGGACGGCAAGGTCTGCGTGACCTGCCTCCAAGGCAAGGTCCGGGTGGCGCATCCGGCCGGCGTGCGCGAGCTGCAGGCCAGCCAGCAGACCGTCTATGACGGCCGCTCGATTGCCGGCATCGCCAGCATCGATCCGCTCAACGTCTCGGCCTGGCGCAGCGGAGAACTGGTGTTCCGGCAGACCAAGCTGAGCCTGGTGCTGGCGGAGATCAACCGCTACCGGCCAGGGCGCGTCGTGCTGGTGAATGACGCGGTACGCGACATGCCGGTGAGCGGCAGCTTCTACATCGCCTCGCTGGACCGGGCCCTGGCCCAGCTGCAGCACAGCTTCGACCTGGACGCCCGTGCGTTGCCGGGCGGCCTGCTCATCCTGAGCTGA